One Peribacillus simplex NBRC 15720 = DSM 1321 genomic region harbors:
- the iolB gene encoding 5-deoxy-glucuronate isomerase: MSKLLQKPEKQEVAEGVRVVQAVTKGNSPLEFVEFKIVELTPGAKYSELLIKKECCIVALTGKINVTVGEDVYHDLGTRDSVFDKVPTDSIYVSNDRGFELEAITKARVALCYSPSDKQLPTKWIKAGDVDVEHRGILSNKRMVHNILPDSAPYANSLLVVEVYTESGNWSSYPPHKHDRDNLPNESLLEESYYHEMNPPQGFVFQRVYTDDRSIDETMSVENGDVVLVPAGYHPVGVPDGYESYYLNVMAGPTRTWKFYNDPDHEWILNR, translated from the coding sequence ATGAGTAAACTGCTTCAAAAACCGGAAAAACAAGAGGTCGCTGAAGGTGTTAGAGTCGTTCAAGCGGTTACGAAAGGAAATTCCCCTTTAGAATTTGTTGAATTCAAAATAGTGGAGTTGACTCCTGGTGCTAAATATTCAGAATTATTAATCAAGAAGGAATGCTGCATTGTCGCTCTTACGGGAAAAATCAATGTGACTGTAGGCGAAGATGTATACCATGACTTGGGCACACGCGATAGTGTATTTGATAAAGTGCCGACTGATAGCATTTACGTGTCAAATGATAGAGGTTTTGAATTGGAAGCGATAACCAAGGCCAGAGTGGCGCTGTGTTATTCGCCTTCTGATAAGCAACTTCCGACTAAATGGATTAAAGCGGGAGATGTTGACGTGGAACATAGGGGCATTTTGAGCAATAAGCGGATGGTGCATAATATATTACCGGATTCAGCTCCGTATGCGAATAGCCTTCTGGTGGTTGAAGTATATACAGAAAGCGGAAACTGGTCGAGCTATCCTCCGCATAAACATGATCGGGATAACTTACCAAATGAGTCATTATTGGAAGAGTCCTATTACCATGAAATGAACCCGCCTCAGGGATTCGTCTTTCAGCGAGTATATACAGATGACCGTTCGATCGATGAGACCATGTCCGTCGAAAACGGTGATGTCGTTCTTGTACCGGCCGGTTATCATCCGGTAGGGGTACCTGACGGTTATGAATCTTATTACTTGAATGTCATGGCCGGTCCGACAAGGACATGGAAATTCTACAATGATCCCGATCATGAGTGGATCCTGAATCGTTAA
- a CDS encoding MFS transporter, with amino-acid sequence MKKSRVLFASLAGSVIEWYDFYLYGTATGLVFTTLFFPNQDPAISLLLAFVTFGAGYAARPIGSILFGHMGDRIGRKAALMFTLIGMGGSSMLIGVLPTYAQVGLAAPAILVVLRLIQGISLGGEWGGAILLATESAPKGVRGLYGSVPQLGVPIGLVAGSFSLTLISSLTTDAQFLSWGWRIPFLLSGVLIGLAIWVRSGIEETPEFQQQKDSGDLAKVPIIETLKHDWRSVLQVIGLKIGDGFFNVFIMSYVLVFTTLYFGYSQDSALTGLTIGCATMLITIPIIGYISDFIDRKIIYFGGLILLFVLAIPYFTMIGRGVGWFYFMQAVVLGVIWGAIFSTQGTLFSELFPAKVRYTGLSVGYQVAAAIAGFGPLIWTTMAESYGPSPLVFGGFMMAGLAISLALCILSPYFSRRIVKDQTHKPHKLDLN; translated from the coding sequence ATGAAAAAAAGTCGAGTTCTTTTCGCAAGTTTAGCTGGTTCCGTTATTGAGTGGTATGATTTCTATTTATACGGTACAGCAACAGGCCTGGTTTTTACAACTCTATTCTTTCCCAATCAAGATCCTGCGATTTCACTTCTTCTCGCCTTTGTCACTTTCGGGGCTGGCTACGCAGCCCGTCCAATCGGAAGTATCCTATTCGGTCATATGGGTGATCGCATCGGACGGAAGGCAGCACTCATGTTCACCCTTATTGGTATGGGAGGGAGTTCAATGCTTATTGGTGTTCTGCCCACTTATGCCCAGGTTGGGTTGGCCGCCCCCGCCATCTTGGTGGTGCTGAGGTTGATTCAAGGAATTTCCTTGGGAGGTGAATGGGGCGGAGCCATCCTATTGGCAACGGAATCTGCTCCAAAGGGTGTTCGTGGGTTATATGGATCGGTTCCCCAACTAGGGGTCCCCATCGGTTTGGTTGCTGGTTCGTTCAGCCTAACCCTTATCAGTTCCTTGACAACCGATGCCCAATTTTTATCTTGGGGTTGGCGAATTCCATTCCTTTTAAGCGGTGTACTGATTGGATTGGCAATTTGGGTAAGGAGTGGCATTGAAGAAACGCCGGAATTCCAACAGCAGAAAGATAGCGGTGATCTTGCGAAAGTTCCCATTATTGAAACGTTGAAACACGATTGGAGAAGTGTGCTGCAAGTAATCGGACTAAAAATTGGGGACGGGTTCTTCAATGTATTCATCATGTCCTATGTTCTCGTCTTTACTACACTGTATTTTGGTTATTCCCAAGATTCAGCACTTACCGGTTTAACGATTGGCTGCGCTACAATGCTAATTACCATTCCTATCATTGGTTACATTTCTGATTTTATCGATCGAAAAATCATCTATTTTGGGGGCCTGATTCTCCTTTTCGTCTTGGCCATCCCATATTTCACAATGATTGGGCGTGGGGTCGGCTGGTTCTACTTTATGCAGGCAGTTGTACTCGGCGTCATCTGGGGAGCCATTTTTTCTACACAAGGGACATTATTCTCGGAGCTCTTTCCAGCCAAGGTCCGTTATACTGGATTATCTGTCGGTTATCAGGTCGCGGCAGCCATTGCAGGTTTCGGTCCGCTCATCTGGACTACCATGGCGGAATCATATGGCCCATCCCCTTTGGTATTTGGCGGATTCATGATGGCAGGTCTCGCAATTTCCCTGGCGCTTTGTATATTATCACCGTATTTCAGCAGAAGGATTGTAAAGGATCAAACACACAAACCACATAAGCTGGATTTGAACTGA
- a CDS encoding CoA-acylating methylmalonate-semialdehyde dehydrogenase, with amino-acid sequence MSSVTYEVKKLKNYINGEWIESTSKETEIVFNPATGEAIAEVPLSTREDVDRAVQVADEAFKKWSQVAVPKRARILFKYQQLLVENWEELAKLVTIENGKSLSESIGEVQRGIECVEFAAGAPTLMMGKQLPDIATNIESGMYRYPIGVIGGITPFNFPMMVPCWMFPLAIACGNTFVLKPSERTPLLAARIVELFEEAGLPKGVLNIVNGAHDVVNGLLEHKDVKAISFVGSQPVAEYVYKTGTANLKRIQALAGAKNHSIVLKDANLEMTAKEITSAAFGSAGERCMAAAVVVVEESVADELVGKLKQAADAITIGNGLDDGVFLGPVIREGAKKRTIDYIESGIAQGATLVRDGRKDEAASGNGYYLGATIFDHVTQEMKIWQDEIFAPVLSVVRAKDLTEAVEIANASALANGACLYTDSAADVRQFRETIHAGMLGINVGVPAPMAFFPFSGYKDSFYGDLHANGTDGVEFYTRKKMVTARYVK; translated from the coding sequence ATGTCATCAGTAACATATGAGGTGAAAAAATTAAAAAATTATATAAATGGTGAGTGGATTGAATCCACTTCAAAGGAAACGGAAATCGTGTTCAACCCTGCAACTGGTGAGGCGATTGCCGAGGTGCCACTTTCAACTAGGGAAGATGTGGATCGTGCGGTTCAAGTGGCGGACGAGGCTTTTAAAAAATGGTCGCAGGTTGCTGTCCCGAAGCGGGCTCGCATATTGTTCAAATATCAGCAGCTACTTGTGGAAAATTGGGAAGAACTTGCTAAACTGGTCACTATAGAAAATGGTAAAAGCCTATCGGAATCGATTGGTGAAGTACAGCGGGGCATCGAGTGTGTCGAGTTTGCGGCGGGTGCACCTACGCTGATGATGGGCAAACAGCTTCCGGATATCGCGACAAACATTGAATCGGGTATGTACCGTTACCCAATTGGTGTAATCGGCGGTATCACCCCATTTAACTTTCCGATGATGGTCCCTTGCTGGATGTTCCCGCTTGCAATCGCATGTGGCAATACATTCGTGTTAAAGCCATCTGAACGTACACCTTTACTTGCAGCACGCATTGTTGAGCTTTTTGAGGAAGCAGGTCTTCCTAAAGGAGTATTGAACATTGTAAATGGAGCACATGACGTGGTTAATGGGCTTCTGGAGCATAAGGATGTGAAAGCTATCTCCTTCGTCGGTTCACAGCCAGTGGCAGAATATGTATATAAAACAGGCACGGCTAACTTGAAGCGAATCCAGGCTCTTGCTGGAGCGAAGAATCATTCGATTGTCTTGAAAGATGCCAACCTTGAAATGACGGCCAAGGAAATAACAAGTGCGGCTTTTGGGTCGGCCGGTGAGCGTTGCATGGCCGCTGCGGTTGTTGTCGTAGAAGAAAGTGTAGCGGACGAGTTAGTTGGAAAATTGAAACAGGCAGCTGATGCCATTACGATCGGTAATGGTCTGGATGACGGTGTTTTTCTTGGACCGGTGATCCGGGAAGGAGCTAAGAAGAGGACCATCGATTACATCGAATCCGGAATAGCTCAAGGTGCGACCCTTGTACGCGATGGCCGTAAAGACGAGGCAGCAAGCGGCAATGGTTATTACCTTGGGGCTACGATTTTTGATCATGTGACACAGGAAATGAAAATCTGGCAAGATGAAATTTTTGCACCAGTGCTCTCCGTTGTCCGCGCCAAAGATTTAACGGAAGCCGTTGAGATTGCCAATGCTTCAGCCTTGGCAAACGGGGCTTGCCTTTATACAGACAGTGCTGCTGATGTACGTCAATTCCGTGAAACGATCCATGCCGGGATGTTGGGCATAAATGTGGGTGTTCCTGCACCTATGGCGTTCTTCCCATTCTCTGGATATAAAGATTCATTCTATGGTGATCTTCATGCAAATGGTACCGACGGTGTGGAGTTCTATACACGTAAAAAAATGGTGACTGCACGCTACGTGAAATAA
- a CDS encoding IDEAL domain-containing protein, whose product MEKQLPGTSLEPEEMAEMVLKKALSDYRKAQIEKEIDDSLKNRDKEEFLRLTEILKGIS is encoded by the coding sequence ATGGAGAAGCAATTGCCAGGAACATCGCTTGAACCTGAAGAGATGGCTGAAATGGTTTTAAAAAAGGCCCTTAGTGATTACCGGAAAGCACAAATTGAAAAAGAAATCGATGACTCATTAAAGAATCGTGATAAGGAAGAGTTCCTACGTTTAACTGAAATTTTGAAGGGCATCTCATGA
- the iolE gene encoding myo-inosose-2 dehydratase, which yields MQEISWGIAPIGWRNDDIPEIGAENTLSHLLSDIVVAGFQGTEVGGFFPEPAVLNKELQLRNLKIAGQWFSSFIIRDGIEKAERDFHEHCKYLQAVDGDVAVVSEQTYSIQGGRYDVFKEKPHFTDEEWGILCTGLNRLGDIAGLYNLKLVYHHHMGTGVQTLSEIDRLMENTEKKVHLLYDTGHIYVSDGDCKSLLQKHIDRIGHVHFKDVRHDVLEQCRKEGKSFQESFLAGMFTVPGDGCIDFVEAYHTLLKNHYKGWIVVEAEQDPSVAHPLEYALMARKYINDRLLLVQD from the coding sequence ATGCAGGAGATTTCGTGGGGGATTGCCCCAATTGGCTGGCGTAATGATGATATTCCGGAAATCGGGGCTGAAAACACCTTATCCCACCTTTTAAGCGATATTGTCGTGGCAGGATTTCAGGGGACCGAAGTAGGAGGTTTCTTCCCGGAACCGGCGGTCCTGAATAAAGAGCTGCAGCTTCGGAACTTAAAAATAGCCGGTCAGTGGTTCAGCAGTTTCATCATCCGTGATGGCATCGAAAAAGCAGAACGGGATTTCCATGAACACTGCAAATATTTACAGGCTGTCGATGGAGATGTAGCGGTAGTATCCGAACAGACTTACAGTATCCAAGGCGGAAGGTACGATGTATTTAAGGAAAAGCCCCACTTTACTGATGAAGAATGGGGAATATTGTGTACGGGCCTGAATCGGCTCGGGGATATTGCTGGACTTTACAACTTAAAACTGGTGTATCACCACCACATGGGGACAGGGGTCCAGACACTGAGTGAAATTGACCGCCTTATGGAAAATACCGAAAAGAAAGTGCATCTGTTATATGATACTGGACATATTTATGTATCGGATGGCGATTGCAAGTCCCTTCTGCAAAAGCATATCGACCGCATTGGACACGTTCATTTCAAGGATGTAAGGCATGACGTGCTGGAGCAGTGCCGGAAAGAGGGAAAATCATTTCAAGAATCTTTTTTAGCGGGTATGTTCACAGTGCCTGGTGACGGCTGTATTGACTTTGTGGAAGCTTACCATACATTACTGAAAAATCATTATAAAGGCTGGATTGTAGTAGAAGCGGAACAAGATCCGTCCGTTGCTCATCCATTGGAATACGCATTAATGGCTCGCAAGTATATAAATGACAGGCTGCTCCTAGTTCAAGATTAA
- the iolD gene encoding 3D-(3,5/4)-trihydroxycyclohexane-1,2-dione acylhydrolase (decyclizing): MGTVRLTTAQALIRFLNQQYIHVDGEESPFVEGIFNVFGHGNVVGIGQALEQDAGHLKVIQGKNEQGMAHAAIAYSREMLRRKIYAVTTSAGPGSANLIAAAGTALANNIPVLLLPADTFATRQPDPVLQQLEHEHSTAITTNDAFLAVSRYWDRVTRPEQLMSSLIRAFEVMTDPGKAGPATICISQDVEGEAFDFDEHFFEKRVHYLDRKAPVERELLGAADRIRASKKPIIIVGGGARYSGARDILMKLAEKHNIPLVETQAGKSTVESSFPKNLGGVGILGTMAANKAARQADLVIGVGTRYTDFTTSSKTAFDFERTKFLNINVSRLQTYKLDGFQVVADAKVSLENLEALLVGYETEYGEMLGEWKAEWLSERTRLSQVTFSRENFTPEIKSQFSQQVLNEYSDALKTELAQSTAMIAINDTVDQESVVVGSAGSLPGDLQRLWHSSVPNTYHLEYGFSCMGYEIAGTLGAKLAHPDREVYAMVGDGSFLMLHSELITAIQYNHKINILLFDNSGFGCINNLQMENGSGTYCCEFRTHDNQIMNIDYAKVAEGYGAKTYRANTVDELKAALEDAKNQSASTLIEMKVLPKTMTDGYDSWWNVGVAEVSERKSIQMAYEARQEKLKKAKQY, from the coding sequence ATGGGAACAGTGAGATTGACGACAGCCCAGGCTTTAATCAGGTTTTTAAATCAGCAGTACATTCATGTTGATGGTGAGGAGTCTCCCTTTGTAGAAGGGATATTTAATGTATTCGGCCATGGTAATGTCGTTGGTATTGGTCAGGCACTCGAACAGGATGCTGGCCACTTGAAAGTGATTCAAGGAAAGAATGAGCAAGGGATGGCACACGCAGCAATCGCCTACAGCCGGGAAATGCTACGAAGGAAAATTTATGCCGTCACTACATCTGCCGGTCCAGGCTCGGCAAACTTGATTGCTGCGGCGGGGACTGCACTTGCCAACAATATTCCTGTCCTCTTACTTCCTGCTGATACATTTGCGACACGTCAGCCGGATCCGGTTCTTCAGCAACTTGAGCATGAGCATAGTACGGCCATCACCACAAATGACGCTTTTCTGGCAGTATCAAGATATTGGGATCGCGTCACTCGCCCTGAGCAGCTCATGTCCAGTCTGATCCGTGCCTTCGAGGTGATGACCGATCCCGGGAAAGCTGGGCCAGCGACGATATGCATCTCACAGGATGTAGAAGGGGAAGCATTCGATTTCGATGAGCATTTTTTTGAAAAACGCGTCCATTATTTAGATCGGAAAGCTCCGGTTGAACGGGAACTGCTAGGAGCTGCCGATAGAATTAGAGCAAGTAAGAAGCCGATCATCATCGTCGGTGGCGGAGCAAGATATTCCGGAGCTCGGGATATTTTGATGAAGCTTGCTGAAAAGCATAACATTCCACTTGTGGAAACACAGGCCGGTAAATCGACGGTGGAATCATCTTTTCCTAAGAATTTGGGCGGAGTAGGCATTCTCGGTACGATGGCTGCCAATAAGGCTGCCCGCCAGGCAGATCTCGTAATTGGTGTCGGGACCCGCTATACGGACTTTACGACTTCTTCCAAAACTGCATTTGATTTTGAAAGGACAAAGTTTTTGAACATTAACGTCAGCCGCCTTCAAACCTATAAATTAGATGGATTTCAAGTCGTCGCCGATGCAAAAGTGTCGCTCGAGAACCTTGAAGCATTACTAGTGGGCTATGAAACCGAATATGGGGAAATGCTTGGAGAATGGAAGGCGGAGTGGCTTTCCGAACGGACCCGTTTAAGTCAAGTCACTTTCAGCCGTGAAAATTTCACGCCTGAAATCAAAAGCCAGTTTTCACAGCAAGTCTTGAACGAATACTCGGATGCATTGAAAACTGAATTGGCCCAATCCACTGCGATGATCGCAATAAACGATACGGTCGATCAGGAGAGTGTGGTGGTCGGTTCAGCCGGATCACTTCCGGGTGACTTGCAGCGCCTCTGGCATTCAAGCGTACCAAACACGTACCATCTTGAATATGGATTCTCCTGCATGGGCTACGAAATTGCAGGAACATTAGGAGCTAAGCTTGCCCATCCAGACAGGGAAGTCTATGCAATGGTAGGGGACGGCAGTTTTCTGATGCTTCATTCGGAATTGATCACAGCCATCCAATATAATCATAAAATCAACATTTTATTGTTTGATAATTCAGGCTTTGGCTGCATCAACAATTTGCAAATGGAGAATGGCAGCGGAACATATTGCTGTGAGTTCAGAACACATGATAACCAAATCATGAATATTGATTACGCAAAAGTGGCGGAAGGGTACGGGGCCAAAACATATCGGGCCAATACAGTCGATGAGCTGAAAGCCGCATTGGAGGATGCAAAGAATCAATCCGCATCTACATTAATAGAAATGAAGGTTCTGCCGAAAACGATGACGGATGGTTATGACTCCTGGTGGAATGTTGGCGTGGCAGAGGTCTCGGAACGGAAAAGTATACAAATGGCATATGAAGCGAGACAAGAGAAATTAAAAAAGGCCAAACAATATTAA
- the iolC gene encoding 5-dehydro-2-deoxygluconokinase translates to MNYTFNLNKEFDLIAIGRACIDLNANEYNRPMEETMTFTKYVGGSPANVAIGSAKLGLKVGFIGKLADDQHGRFIERYMREAGVDTSNMVIDQEGHKTGLAFTEIKSPEECSILMYRDNVADLHLAPSEVDEEYIKKSKILLVSGTALAKSPSREAVLKAVSLAKRNDVKVVFELDYRPYTWNSIEETSVYYSLVAEQSDILIGTRDEYDVMENIEKGTNEETVRYLFKHSADLVVIKHGVEGSYAYAKSGDVFKAKSYKTKVLKTFGAGDSYASAFLYALVSDKGIESALKFGSASASIVVSKHSSSEAMPVAEEIEGLIAERV, encoded by the coding sequence ATGAACTATACTTTTAATCTCAATAAGGAGTTTGACTTGATTGCCATTGGCCGTGCCTGCATCGATTTGAATGCCAATGAATATAACCGTCCGATGGAAGAGACCATGACATTCACAAAATACGTTGGCGGTTCACCTGCCAATGTTGCCATCGGAAGTGCAAAATTAGGCTTGAAAGTCGGATTCATCGGTAAGCTTGCAGATGATCAGCACGGCCGTTTCATCGAGCGTTATATGCGTGAGGCAGGTGTTGATACATCTAATATGGTAATCGATCAAGAAGGGCATAAAACGGGACTCGCCTTCACGGAAATTAAAAGTCCTGAAGAATGCAGTATCCTGATGTATCGGGATAATGTAGCCGACCTTCATTTAGCACCTTCGGAAGTGGATGAAGAATATATCAAAAAATCAAAGATCCTATTGGTTTCAGGGACGGCTTTAGCAAAAAGCCCATCACGTGAGGCAGTTTTAAAAGCCGTCAGCCTTGCGAAAAGAAATGATGTAAAAGTCGTATTTGAATTGGATTACCGTCCTTATACATGGAATTCCATTGAAGAAACCTCCGTTTACTATTCGTTAGTCGCAGAGCAATCAGACATTTTGATTGGCACGCGTGATGAATATGATGTAATGGAAAATATCGAAAAAGGTACAAATGAAGAAACCGTCCGTTACTTGTTTAAACATTCCGCAGACCTGGTGGTCATCAAACACGGCGTCGAGGGTTCATATGCCTATGCCAAATCAGGCGACGTTTTTAAAGCGAAGTCCTATAAAACGAAAGTATTGAAAACGTTCGGCGCAGGGGATTCATATGCTTCCGCTTTCTTATATGCGTTAGTGAGTGACAAAGGGATTGAAAGCGCTTTGAAGTTTGGCAGTGCTTCCGCTTCCATAGTAGTAAGCAAGCACAGCTCATCCGAGGCGATGCCCGTTGCAGAAGAAATCGAGGGTTTGATTGCCGAACGCGTGTAA